NNNNNNNNNNNNNNNNNNNNNNNNNNNNNNNNNNNNNNNNNNNNNNNNNNNNNNNNNNNNNNNNNNNNNNNNNNNNNNNNNNNNNNNNNNNNNNNNNNNNNNNNNNNNNNNNNNNNNNNNNNNNNNNNNNNNNNNNNNNNNNNNNNNNNNNNNNNNNNNNNNNNNNNNNNNNNNNNNNNNNNNNNNNNNNNNNNNNNNNNNNNNNNNNNNNNNNNNNNNNNNNNNNNNNNNNNNNNNNNNNNNNNNNNNNNNNNNNNNNNNNNNNNNNNNNNNNNNNNNNNNNNNNNNNNNNNNNNNNNNNNNNNNNNNNNNNNNNNNNNNNNNNNNNNNNNNNNNNNNNNNNNNNNNNNNNNNNNNNNNNNNNNNNNNNNNNNNNNNNNNNNNNNNNNNNNNNNNNNNNNNNNNNNNNNNNNNNNNNNNNNNNNNNNNNNNNNNNNNNNNNNNNNNNNNNNNNNNNNNNNNNNNNNNNNNNNNNNNNNNNNNNNNNNNNNNNNNNNNNNNNNNNNNNNNNNNNNNNNNNNNNNNNNNNNNNNNNNNNNNNNNNNNNNNNNNNNNNNNNNNNNNNNNNNNNNNNNNNNNNNNNNNNNNNNNNNNNNNNNNNNNNNNNNNNNNNNNNNNNNNNNNNNNNNNNNNNNNNNNNNNNNNNNNNNNNNNNNNNNNNNNNNNNNNNNNNNNNNNNNNNNNNNNNNNNNNNNNNNNNNNNNNNNNNNNNNNNNNNNNNNNNNNNNNNNNNNNNNNNNNNNNNNNNNNNNNNNNNNNNNNNNNNNNNNNNNNNNNNNNNNNNNNNNNNNNNNNNNNNNNNNNNNNNNNNNNNNNNNNNNNNNNNNNNNNNNNNNNNNNNNNNNNNNNNNNNNNNNNNNNNNNNNNNNNNNNNNNNNNNNNNNNNNNNNNNNNNNNNNNNNNNNNNNNNNNNNNNNNNNNNNNNNNNNNNNNNNNNNNNNNNNNNNNNNNNNNNNNNNNNNNNNNNNNNNNNNNNNNNNNNNNNNNNNNNNNNNNNNNNNNNNNNNNNNNNNNNNNNNNNNNNNNNNNNNNNNNNNNNNNNNNNNNNNNNNNNNNNNNNNNNNNNNNNNNNNNNNNNNNNNNNNNNNNNNNNNNNNNNNNNNNNNNNNNNNNNNNNNNNNNNNNNNNNNNNNNNNNNNNNNNNNNNNNNNNNNNNNNNNNNNNNNNNNNNNNNNNNNNNNNNNNNNNNNNNNNNNNNNNNNNNNNNNNNNNNNNNNNNNNNNNNNNNNNNNNNNNNNNNNNNNNNNNNNNNNNNNNNNNNNNNNNNNNNNNNNNNNNNNNNNNNNNNNNNNNNNNNNNNNNNNNNNNNNNNNNNNNNNNNNNNNNNNNNNNNNNNNNNNNNNNNNNNNNNNNNNNNNNNNNNNNNNNNNNNNNNNNNNNNNNNNNNNNNNNNNNNNNNNNNNNNNNNNNNNNNNNNNNNNNNNNNNNNNNNNNNNNNNNNNNNNNNNNNNNNNNNNNNNNNNNNNNNNNNNNNNNNNNNNNNNNNNNNNNNNNNNNNNNNNNNNNNNNNNNNNNNNNNNNNNNNNNNNNNNNNNNNNNNNNNNNNNNNNNNNNNNNNNNNNNNNNNNNNNNNNNNNNNNNNNNNNNNNNNNNNNNNNNNNNNNNNNNNNNNNNNNNNNNNNNNNNNNNNNNNNNNNNNNNNNNNNNNNNNNNNNNNNNNNNNNNNNNNNNNNNNNNNNNNNNNNNNNNNNNNNNNNNNNNNNNNNNNNNNNNNNNNNNNNNNNNNNNNNNNNNNNNNNNNNNNNNNNNNNNNNNNNNNNNNNNNNNNNNNNNNNNNNNNNNNNNNNNNNNNNNNNNNNNNNNNNNNNNNNNNNNNNNNNNNNNNNNNNNNNNNNNNNNNNNNNNNNNNNNNNNNNNNNNNNNNNNNNNNNNNNNNNNNNNNNNNNNNNNNNNNNNNNNNNNNNNNNNNNNNNNNNNNNNNNNNNNNNNNNNNNNNNNNNNNNNNNNNNNNNNNNNNNNNNNNNNNNNNNNNNNNNNNNNNNNNNNNNNNNNNNNNNNNNNNNNNNNNNNNNNNNNNNNNNNNNNNNNNNNNNNNNNNNNNNNNNNNNNNNNNNNNNNNNNNNNNNNNNNNNNNNNNNNNNNNNNNNNNNNNNNNNNNNNNNNNNNNNNNNNNNNNNNNNNNNNNNNNNNNNNNNNNNNNNNNNNNNNNNNNNNNNNNNNNNNNNNNNNNNNNNNNNNNNNNNNNNNNNNNNNNNNNNNNNNNNNNNNNNNNNNNNNNNNNNNNNNNNNNNNNNNNNNNNNNNNNNNNNNNNNNNNNNNNNNNNNNNNNNNNNNNNNNNNNNNNNNNNNNNNNNNNNNNNNNNNNNNNNNNNNNNNNNNNNNNNNNNNNNNNNNNNNNNNNNNNNNNNNNNNNNNNNNNNNNNNNNNNNNNNNNNNNNNNNNNNNNNNNNNNNNNNNNNNNNNNNNNNNNNNNNNNNNNNNNNNNNNNNNNNNNNNNNNNNNNNNNNNNNNNNNNNNNNNNNNNNNNNNNNNNNNNNNNNNNNNNNNNNNNNNNNNNNNNNNNNNNNNNNNNNNNNNNNNNNNNNNNNNNNNNNNNNNNNNNNNNNNNNNNNNNNNNNNNNNNNNNNNNNNNNNNNNNNNNNNNNNNNNNNNNNNNNNNNNNNNNNNNNNNNNNNNNNNNNNNNNNNNNNNNNNNNNNNNNNNNNNNNNNNNNNNNNNNNNNNNNNNNNNNNNNNNNNNNNNNNNNNNNNNNNNNNNNNNNNNNNNNNNNNNNNNNNNNNNNNNNNNNNNNNNNNNNNNNNNNNNNNNNNNNNNNNNNNNNNNNNNNNNNNNNNNNNNNNNNNNNNNNNNNNNNNNNNNNNNNNNNNNNNNNNNNNNNNNNNNNNNNNNNNNNNNNNNNNNNNNNNNNNNNNNNNNNNNNNNNNNNNNNNNNNNNNNNNNNNNNNNNNNNNNNNNNNNNNNNNNNNNNNNNNNNNNNNNNNNNNNNNNNNNNNNNNNNNNNNNNNNNNNNNNNNNNNNNNNNNNNNNNNNNNNNNNNNNNNNNNNNNNNNNNNNNNNNNNNNNNNNNNNNNNNNNNNNNNNNNNNNNNNNNNNNNNNNNNNNNNNNNNNNNNNNNNNNNNNNNNNNNNNNNNNNNNNNNNNNNNNNNNNNNNNNNNNNNNNNNNNNNNNNNNNNNNNNNNNNNNNNNNNNNNNNNNNNNNNNNNNNNNNNNNNNNNNNNNNNNNNNNNNNNNNNNNNNNNNNNNNNNNNNNNNNNNNNNNNNNNNNNNNNNNNNNNNNNNNNNNNNNNNNNNNNNNNNNNNNNNatgataatcgattacaacatgTTCATAATCGATTGTatcagtaaaaattacaatattaattattttcctactacattcaagatactacaagttgcttttaaatattctcttattataaacaaagattacaatttgcagcatcatcgaaacttgtcttcaggttttaccaatagcCCTTTATTGGTAACAGAGGTAACTCATACAAGAGGTTatgcaatgttattttaatgATCTTTGTAATGATGGAATGATTAGAGCTCCATAGTTTATTTAAGCTCCTCAGATTAAGGTCGAGGTAAGTTATACATGAGtttatacattattattttaaggatgTTTATAATGTTTAAACGATGAGGGCTTCTCACTTTATTTGAGCACTTCAGATCAAGTTCGAATTAAGTTATACATGAGATTATGCATTGTTATTTTAAGGGTATTTATAATGTTTGAATGTCGGGGATCCTTAGTTTATTTGAGCTCCTTGGATTAAGTATGAGATAAGTCGATCATACACGAGATTATACATTGTTATTTTAAGAATGTTTATAATGTTTGAACACTAAGGACTCCTCGGTCTATTTGAGCTCCTTAGAATTAAGACCGAGGTAAGTCATACATGAGTTCATGCATTGTTATTTTAAGtatgtttagggtttaaggatGTTTATTTTAAGTATGCATTGTTATTTTAAGTATGTTATTTTAAGAATGTTTATAATGTTTGAACGTTAAGGACTCCTCGGTCTATTTGAGCTCCTTAGAATTAAGACTGAGGTAAGTCATACATGAGTTCATGCATTGTTATTTTAAGTATgtttataatgtttaaatgtCGAGGGCTCTTTAGTTTATTCGAGTTCCTCAAATTAAAACCAATTCACAATTCAACAAAATGTAAGACCAACTCTTTGACTGGAAAAATGTAAGACCAAGTCACTTGACAAAATTGACGAATGACAATATATAGGTACATTTTGAAGTATATTTATCAATTCTCAGTCTGAAGGCTCATTATTTCTTGTTGTCGGACAAAATTCGAGTTGTCAAAAATGAGAGTCGTGCATTTTACTTCAAAGTATATTTAGTGATTTCTGGAAggcttattatttattttccttaaatCCAACACGAGGCACATCATGCACAAGAATCAtacatttttattctaattatgtTTACAATATTCATATTCTGAGGACTCAAACAAGAtacaatttttatctttttatctttaaaaaatgataacCGAGGATCTTAAAAGGAAATCTTATCACTGAGAACTCATAAATTAATAGtatagatatttaatttatccaattatttttcttattactcAATTACTTTCCTGATTACTAAAAAGccatttataaaagtttataagtTAAAACACTTGTGAGGTTACCAAGCATTATTCTTATTAACTTTTCAAAGTTACTTTGTATTTGATTTCGTCATTTTCTTTGTGTAAACATCTTGAGCATATGATAAGTACGTTTTCAAACATAAGTCATTCATAAAAGtctaattaaaattgtttatctCGAGTTGTAAACTtgtcatttatattattttcttgttgTTTATGTGTTTATAACAACTAACTCACCTTAATTACAAGTTAGtccaaaaattcataaattattaactaggtagacaaaaaaaaatgatagtaTCTATGCCTTATAAATCAAAGACTCAAAGTTGGAGGATTATATATCGTCTCTCATCTCAATACTTGAAAATgtatattaaacatttaaaaaccGGCTTAAAGTTTATGAACTCAAAAATCAAATCTAACTAAATTCAtcctatatttaatttaaattgtattaacAAAAAAGAAGATTTGATAGATGAATATTAtgtttgtaatatttattttagattttattttaaaaagttattatctTTATGATCTTTATTTAgattattaattatcttttgtaacttaaatttcatctattcttaaaaaataaaaattatttacaattattatatcaataaataaaacactaaTCCCAaccataaagaaaaaaacaaactattttaacatgagtgtttttttatttttctttgtcaaAAAGGTTCTTTGTATTTATCTTACGTAAAATACACTCACGTTTTTTTTTCGGATACACAGAACCATATAAGACAATAATTGTATAAgcggaagaaaaaaaacactcCGAAAAAATTGAAGGGCTGTGGTCTTGGCGACGGTTGTTGAAAGCGCGTAGCTAGAGAGCGAGTTTGAGGTCGAGAGCTACATCATGTTGTTCTGCGTTCTTCTTACCATTGCTGATGATATCTTTGCTTGCGGCGCGTGAACTTGGATTGGGAAAAACCAAAGGTGGTTTTCTGAAGTGAATATCGGTGGTAAAGTCCTGAAATTCGAAAGCAACTTCTGGCTTGGCCGTAGTTGATGTAGTGGTGGTGGTCTTCATCTTTTTCCGGTTGCTCTCGTTCTTCTCCAACTCCATTAATTCCCTTCGGCGCCGATCACGTGCGTCGCGGAAGCTTCTCAAGAGCGAGTAAAACTTCTCCATCTTCATCTCATCGTTCTCGTCGTCGCGATCCTCATCGTTCCTCGCTTCTCTCTTCTTATTTTCCATAGCAAAAcagagagaaaaacaaaactctAATCAACGGAAACAGTAGAAGAGAGAGAGGTTTAAGATTGTTGGTGCGAACAGAGTAGGTATGCCAGCATTGTCGGAAAGGAATGCCGTGTTTCTCAATTCTGCGAAccttttatatagaaaaaatgtgTGTGACGCTGAGCCTATGACGTCATAACTTGTGCTTTCGCTGCACGCGTAAGGCTCACTTCTATATACTAGCTGAGTAGTTCCTtgacttatttgttttttatttactattcaTCTCTTATGTCATAGaccaattattaaatattttattaatactctttttatttcacataacttataaaattctttattaCGTCATATTATTCcactttatttaattatttattaataatgacGTCAACAAGCAATTAGTGTATTAAGTTTGTAACGGGTTAAAATG
This genomic interval from Vigna radiata var. radiata cultivar VC1973A chromosome 8, Vradiata_ver6, whole genome shotgun sequence contains the following:
- the LOC106771637 gene encoding protein NIM1-INTERACTING 1-like produces the protein MENKKREARNDEDRDDENDEMKMEKFYSLLRSFRDARDRRRRELMELEKNESNRKKMKTTTTTSTTAKPEVAFEFQDFTTDIHFRKPPLVFPNPSSRAASKDIISNGKKNAEQHDVALDLKLAL